The window TGACGATTTGCCTCCTGGCAGGCCCGGAGATCGAAGCTGCATGCTTGCTCGCGCGCAGTGCTCGTCCCGCGCTGCTTGCCATTCGAGGAAGGCATGCCGAGAGCTTTGGCTTTGATCCGACTCAAGGATTCCAGTAGCCATGGCTGAAGCGGGCCATGATGGGTTGAGCCATGATGGGTTGAGCTGCGGCGTGCGCGTGTTGGACGGCGTAGACGTGGTCGAGTTTGGCAGGCGGGGAGAAGCAAACAAGGGCGTTCAAGGCTGGGCTGTCAAGATGCAAACATATCGGACGGCATTGCGTGGACAGGTCGGACGACGGAGTGTGAACGTTGCATCTAAACACATTCGAGCATTAGCCATCATGCCACCCTGGCCGTGGCGATGCCTGACAAGACTGTCACGATATTGTCGCGGCAGACTGCCAGGGATTCGCTAGATCGGTCACGCAGATGTCAACTGTCGCCAGATGGGCCACGATCGACCTCTGGGCGTTGGTCCTCCTTTGCTGTTCTGTCAGGTACAGCTGGGTGGCAAAAGAAATGATTGAATTTGATGAATCTTCCACCTAAATTTATTCGACCATTAGCCATCATGCCACCGTGGCCGTCCCGATACCTGGCAAGACTGTCTCGATATTGTCGTGCCAGGCTGCCAGGGATTCGCTCGATCGGGCACGCAAATATCGTCAACCGTCGCCAGATGGGTCACGTTCGACCTCTTGGCGTTGCTCCTCCTCAGCTGTTCCGTCAGGTACAGCTGGGTGGTTAGGTACAGCTGGGTGGTTAGGTACAACTGGCTGGCAAAAGAAACGATTGAATTTGATGAATCTTCCACCTAAATATATTCGATCATTAGCCATCATGCTACCGTGGCCGTCCCGATACTTGACAAGACTGTCACGGTTTTGCCGCGCAAGGCTGCCAGGAATTCGCTCGATCGGTGACGCAGACGTCGTCAACTGTCGTCAACTGTCGTCAGATGGGTCAACGATCGGTCTCTTGGCGTTGTTCTTCCTTTGCTGTTCCGTCAGGTACAatggggtggcaaaaatgtcgattcgaTTTAATTGTAGCAGTAGCACCACCAGAGTTGAATCGTCGCTTTTGTCCATAACTGTATCCGTGGTATTAGTATAGGTACGGGGTGCAGAGACCAAAAATACAGTGCGTGTGCCATGCACGCGTACTGTTCACTCGAGAAAGTAAAGCACGGAGGacgaggtacttgtacatgtctCTTGCCTTCGcttaatacggagtacttactctaATACTTTCCaacatgtgcttgtactaactcgtacatgtacaagtacagtacggagtagttgtacgtgtTCTCTGCTCTAGGTagtcgtagttgtacaagtagcgAATGTAACTGGGGTACTCGTACGttggggtggcaaaaatgcTGATTCAATTTGCAAGAGTACCGCCACCAAAACGGAACCGTCCTTTTGTCAAGTGTCTGTACGTGTACGAGGAGACACACTGTGCAGCTCTACCCGTCTACTGCCCTGTAGTGTGGACTGGTACCCGTGGAACGGTAGAGTGCAGCGCATTGAGCTGCTAATCCGATCGGATCGGCAAGCTCTAGCACCTCTGCCACCCCACCACCCACTGAGATCCCCCTGGGGAATTGCATCGCCCAATCCCATCACCCAATCCCACCACCCACCCAGTGCCCTCCACCCCCCCCATGTGCATcgcccccccctccatccATCACGTCCACAATTTCTtgtccatcgtcgtcgaagcaCCTCCCAAGGGCCAGGCCGGGTGATGGGTCTTTCCTCTCGCAGCAATCCTTTCGTATGATGCTCAACCGATCGAAACCCGTCTCCATCGTCGTGCTCCATGCTGACCGTCCTCGCTAGCTGCCCCATCAtgagacgacggccgctccgGCTGCCGACCAGACAAGCTCGCGAGCTTCGAGCCCCGGTCGATCCGACGGTGCCGCTCACGGCCCTCGTCCCCCGAAAGGCGATCCCATGGCCTTGCACGCTCTCGAGGTCATCGACCGCAAGGTCCGATGCTTGACCGTCGCTTTCGCCTCCTGGCTCCGCTCTCCTCAGGGTCGCGGGGTCCTGAAATGCACCATTGCCTACACGCTGGCGAGTCTTGCCACCTTTGTCGGCCCTCTGTCCAACCTCCTCGGCAAGCCCGACGGCAAGCATGTCGTGGCGACCATCACCGTCTACTTCCACGCCTCGCGGTCCGCGGGCTCCATGATCGAAGCCgtcttcatcgccatcgtcgccgtcgcctacgCCGAGGCGGTCTCGATACTCTCCATGGCCACCtcggtcctcgtcggctccggcatGGGCCTTGTCACCCTTGCCcacgtgctcgtcgtcgtcgtcttcatcggcggcgccttCGGCTTCATGGGCTGGGTCAAGCAGCGAATGGGCAACCCGCTGGTCAATGTCGGCAGCACGCTGGCGTCGCTTGCCATCATCAGCGTCGTGACCAAGGAGAACGCCGTCGTGTCCAACGTCTTTTCGAACCAAAAGATTGCCCAGGTCTTCAAGATGCTCGTCATGGGAATcacctgcgccgccgccgtcaactTGCTCCTGTGGCGGGTGTCGGCCCGCTCGCTTCTGCGGCGATCCAtgtcgagcgcctcggccgagctcggccggaTGCTGTCGGCCATCACGagcagcttcctcgacggcaccgaggaCAAGGAAGACCTCGTCGCGTtcacggccgcctcggatGCCTACTCCAAGGCGTACCCGCAGACGATGACGAACTTGCGAGAGGCCAAGTTTGAGAATTAcctgctcggccgcgagAAGCTGTACGTGCTCGAGAgggcggccgccatggccatcggcaccgtcgcccaATCGGTCGGTGGCCTGCGGAGCGCGGCGAACGGCCACCTCGAACTCCTTCGATCGACGCGGGCTCGATCGGCCGCGAGCCTGCGCTCGTCCGTGTCCACGACGGCCCCGCTCCTCGGCAGCCGTGCGTCGAGCCTCGTCCCCTTCACGCCCGACAGCGACGTCTTTTCCGTGCCGTCGAAAGCCAAAGGCAAAGCCCCCCTGCATGCGCCGTCGGACACGTTCGATgtcttcgtcgccatgaCGAGGCCTCACATGGAGGCGCTCGCGAGCATCCTCTCCCAGATGCTCGGCCAGCCGCCCTTCGGCGACGGACCCACGTACGAGGTGCGCGTCAACGAGAGCTTTCGGCCGCAGCTGGCGGACGCGCTGTCCATGTTCAACGCGGCACgcgccgaggccctcgaggagctgTATCAGCTCATCGAGTCGAGCCGATTCCGGTCCGACAAGACGCAGGCCGAGTTTGAGGAGATTGCCGCCGCCTGCGGACACTTTAGCTTCAGCTTGCAgagcctcggcgaggagatgCAAAAGTACCTGGACATCCTGGACGACCTGAAGCACCGCAGCCTCCACCGGCAGCGGAGCTGGCGCTGGCTTCTGTGGTGGAGGAAGGGTGTCCCGGGCGTcacgtcgacgctgccgtacgagacggccgagacggagggGCTGATCAGGCCGATCAAGAAATCCGGCGTTCCCAAGGGCATACCCGACTCCATGGTCGAGCTGCGAGACACCTTTAGCTGGAGGGCCGCGCCGAACGCGAGCCGCATGCTCGCCTTTGTTTCCCAGCGCGCGCTGAAGCTTCTGAGAAAGCTCGCAAGGGACGACAGTGAGTGAGCCGTCTTCCCATGcgcccctctccctcccctctcccctctcccccccgtCCGAAGTTGAGTGGCCGACTAACAGACGGCAGTCCGTTTCGGCCTCaaagtcggcgtcggtgcctcCCTCTGGGCATCTGTCGCCTTTTTCGAAAAGACGCGCGACTGGTACATGCACTACCGCGGCGAATGGGGCCTCCTGTCCTTCATGATCGTCTGCTCCATGACGGTCGGCGCCTCGAACACGACGGGATGGGCGCGCTTCGTCGGAACCTTTCTGggcgccttcttctcctaTGCCAACTGGAACCTGAGCCGAGGCAACGCcgtggccctcgccgtcctcggcttcctcgtgAGCTTCTTCAACTTTTACCTCATCGTCGCCCGGGGCAAGGCGCCGCTGGGTCGCATGACGCTGCTCGCCTACAACGTCTCGACGCTCTACGCCTACAGCCTGAGCCAaaaggtcgacgacgacgacgacgacgagggcggccgcATGCCCGACATGACGTCCATCATCAAGCACAGGGTcctctccgtcctcgccggcatcctgtggggcctcgtcgtctgccgCGTCATCTGGCCCATCTCGGCGCGCAAAAAGTTCAAGGAGGGCATTTCGATGCTGTACCTTCAGATGGGTCTCATCTGGAGGCGAGGCCCGCTGGCCATCCTCCTGCGCAGCGACTGCAGCCAGAGCTACCTCCGGTCCGGCGAGCAGGCGGCGATGCAGCGGTACGCCGACCGGCTCGAGGCGCTGCGGCACGCGGCGGCGTCCGAGTTTGAGCTGCGCGGCCCGTTCCCCTTCGAGACGTGCGGCCGCATCCTGCGCAGCACGAACCGaatcctcgacggcttctACGCCATGAGCCTCGTGACGCAGCTCAAGGGCAAGTTAACGCCGGGCGAGCGGGCGCTGCTGCAGTACACGGCCCCGGAGCGGGCGCTGCTGTGCGACCGCATGTGCCACGTCTTCCAGGTGctcgcgagctcgacgctGCTCGAGTACTCGCTGACGGACGCCGTGCCGTCGGTCATGGGCACGCGGGACCGGCTGCTGAGCAAGATATTCGAGTTTCGAAACGCCCAGCTCCCGGAAGGCTTCGggctcgaccgacgacgcagcagcGCCGACACCGTGGCCCAAGAAGGGGCGCCGACCGAGgtggtcgtcgaggagcgggACTACGCCCTCCTCTACGCCTACGCGCTCGTGACGGGccaggtggccgaggagctcaaggtGGCCGAGCGGGAGATCGAGGGTCTATTCGGCGGCTGGGACGAGGAGTCCTTGCTGTTGCAGTAGACGCCGGGGAGCACGCCCCGAGCAGGACTAGATAGACGTTAtgattacagtacatgtagacgAGCTGGCATCGTTGCGCTCCCTACGAAGTTTGATGGCAAACCATGACAAATTTAGACCGACTCGCATGAGCACATGATGCGACGTTATTTTTTCCCATGTCGTcaacggccgacgaggccagcATTTGGGTCATGGGCTCATGAATCACGGAGAATGACAGGATGGCATGCGTTtatgatgatgacgacatAATAAGGGCTCCAGTATTAACGTATCGTAGCATTAACGTACCGTATAAGTGCATATTTCTGCTGTATGCATAAGTACTTGACCATACCGTAAGCGAGGAAGGTCACAACTGCTCGCGGGT of the Drechmeria coniospora strain ARSEF 6962 chromosome 01, whole genome shotgun sequence genome contains:
- a CDS encoding ribosomal protein L19, which gives rise to MLIQFARVPPPKRNRPFVKCLVDWYPWNGRVQRIELLIRSDRQALAPLPPHHPLRSPWGIASPNPITQSHHPPSALHPPHVHRPPLHPSRPQFLVHRRRSTSQGPGRVMGLSSRSNPFLPHHETTAAPAADQTSSRASSPGRSDGAAHGPRPPKGDPMALHALEVIDRKVRCLTVAFASWLRSPQGRGVLKCTIAYTLASLATFVGPLSNLLGKPDGKHVVATITVYFHASRSAGSMIEAVFIAIVAVAYAEAVSILSMATSVLVGSGMGLVTLAHVLVVVVFIGGAFGFMGWVKQRMGNPLVNVGSTLASLAIISVVTKENAVVSNVFSNQKIAQVFKMLVMGITCAAAVNLLLWRVSARSLLRRSMSSASAELGRMLSAITSSFLDGTEDKEDLVAFTAASDAYSKAYPQTMTNLREAKFENYLLGREKLYVLERAAAMAIGTVAQSVGGLRSAANGHLELLRSTRARSAASLRSSVSTTAPLLGSRASSLVPFTPDSDVFSVPSKAKGKAPLHAPSDTFDVFVAMTRPHMEALASILSQMLGQPPFGDGPTYEVRVNESFRPQLADALSMFNAARAEALEELYQLIESSRFRSDKTQAEFEEIAAACGHFSFSLQSLGEEMQKYLDILDDLKHRSLHRQRSWRWLLWWRKGVPGVTSTLPYETAETEGLIRPIKKSGVPKGIPDSMVELRDTFSWRAAPNASRMLAFVSQRALKLLRKLARDDIRFGLKVGVGASLWASVAFFEKTRDWYMHYRGEWGLLSFMIVCSMTVGASNTTGWARFVGTFLGAFFSYANWNLSRGNAVALAVLGFLVSFFNFYLIVARGKAPLGRMTLLAYNVSTLYAYSLSQKVDDDDDDEGGRMPDMTSIIKHRVLSVLAGILWGLVVCRVIWPISARKKFKEGISMLYLQMGLIWRRGPLAILLRSDCSQSYLRSGEQAAMQRYADRLEALRHAAASEFELRGPFPFETCGRILRSTNRILDGFYAMSLVTQLKGKLTPGERALLQYTAPERALLCDRMCHVFQVLASSTLLEYSLTDAVPSVMGTRDRLLSKIFEFRNAQLPEGFGLDRRRSSADTVAQEGAPTEVVVEERDYALLYAYALVTGQVAEELKVAEREIEGLFGGWDEESLLLQ